AAAACAACAAGTATGGACGACTTCGACTACTGTCGCTGACTTTTTAAAAAATCAAAACGTTACATTAAATGAATTAGATAAAGTTGAACCGGCTCTGACAGATGAAGTAACTGAAAAGAGAGATATTACGGTTACACGGGTAGAAAAAGTCACCGATGTAGTGGAAGAACCAATAGCCTTTGATGTTGTAACTAAAAAAGATAACAACATAGAAAAAGGAAGTCAGAAAGTGCTTGAGTCCGGTAAAGAAGGAAAGCAAGAGAAACACTTTGAAGTTACTTTGGAAAATGGAAAAGAAATATCCAGGAAACTACTTAAAACAGAGAAAATCCAAGAAAGCGAAGATCGTGTGGTTGCTTTAGGTACAAAGGTAGTGCAACAAACAAGCACTGTATCTCGTGGAAATGATTCTGTTGCAAGGGAATTTTATGTAACTTCAACAGCATATACAGCAAGCTGTAATGGTTGTTCAGGTACAACAGCTACAGGTATTAATTTACGTGCCAATCCTAACGCTAAGGTTATTGCAGTTGATCCTAATGTGATTCCATTGGGAACTAAGGTTTACGTCGAAGGCTATGGATATGCAGTTGCTGGAGATACAGGTTCCGCTATTAAAGGGAATAAAATTGATGTATTCTTCCCTTCAAAATCAGCTGCCTATCGATGGGGTTCGAAGAGAGTAAAAATTAAAATTTTAGAATAGATCATAACAGAGGATGTTTAGTCCTCTGTTTTTTATTTATTTTCCATTACTAAACGGTAAACCTTTTGTTCAAACTCTGAGCATTGTATACTGTTTATATTCTCTTTAGGTAAGAATAGATAATAAGAATGAAGTTCTTCACTACATAAGACGTAATAAAAGTGAAAAAAGTTTCAAGTTTTTTGGAGGAAATAATGAAAATAAAAGAAATTATTGTTGTTGAAGGAAAAGATGATACAACAGCTATTAAGCGGGCAGTTGATGCCGATACAATAGAAACGAATGGCTCATCTATTGGAGATGCTGTCATTGAGCAAATAAAGCTCGCACAACAAACAAGAGGCGTTATTTTATTTACAGATCCAGATTTTCCGGGGGAAAAAATTAGAAAAACGATAGCGGAGCTTGTACCAGGGTGTAAACATGCGTTTTTACCTAAGAGTCAAGCGAGACCAAAGCGAGGAAAGGGCATTGGAGTAGAACACGCTTCCATCGATGCCATTCAACAGGCACTTGAATCTGTGAAGGAAGAGATGACAGAGTTTGTGAGTGAGATTGAGTTTGAGGATTTATTAGATGCAGGCTTAATAGGCGGGAATCAAGCAAAAGATCGAAGAGAAAGACTAGGGATACTATTAAAAATTGGATATACAAATGGAAAGCAACTTCATAAAAGGCTGCAGATGTTTCAAATCAGTAGAGTGGAATTCATTCATGCAGTAAAGAAGATTCTACAGGAGGAAACTAAATAATGATAAAAGATATCGCAACTCCAGTAAGAACAAAAGCCATCTTAGAAAAGTATGGATTTTCTTTTAAAAAAAGCTTAGGTCAAAATTTCTTAATTGAACCAAATGTACTTTCAAGAATTGTAGATCATGCTAATGTTACAGACAAAACAGGGGTTATAGAGATAGGTCCGGGAATTGGTGCATTAACTGAGCAGCTTGCAAGAAGAGCTAAGAAGGTTGTAGCCTTTGAGATAGACAGGCGCCTTCTTCCAATCCTAAATGAAACATTAAGCCCTTATGAAAATATAACAGTTATTCATCAGGATGTATTGGAAGCTGATTTGAAAAAAGCAATTGAAGAAAATTTCAGCGATTGTGAAGAGATTATGGTTGTGGCAAATCTCCCTTACTATGTAACAACTCCAATCATTATGAAATTGCTAGAAGATAAGCTACCTCTTAAGGGAATTGTCGTTATGCTTCAAAAGGAAGTAGCAGACAGAAT
This genomic stretch from Metabacillus sp. B2-18 harbors:
- a CDS encoding G5 and 3D domain-containing protein, with protein sequence MLKNKFVLSATSLLVLGTGTAFGTYEMTKETVLLTVNGKEERVRTHAETVNDLLEERDIDTRKEDDILPSVDQKIKDNMEITYKAAKPIKVAMGDERRTIWTTADTVKELIQQENLDVTEHDQIKPALDTVIESDLSLTIDKAFQITLNVGGEKQQVWTTSTTVADFLKNQNVTLNELDKVEPALTDEVTEKRDITVTRVEKVTDVVEEPIAFDVVTKKDNNIEKGSQKVLESGKEGKQEKHFEVTLENGKEISRKLLKTEKIQESEDRVVALGTKVVQQTSTVSRGNDSVAREFYVTSTAYTASCNGCSGTTATGINLRANPNAKVIAVDPNVIPLGTKVYVEGYGYAVAGDTGSAIKGNKIDVFFPSKSAAYRWGSKRVKIKILE
- the rsmA gene encoding 16S rRNA (adenine(1518)-N(6)/adenine(1519)-N(6))-dimethyltransferase RsmA is translated as MIKDIATPVRTKAILEKYGFSFKKSLGQNFLIEPNVLSRIVDHANVTDKTGVIEIGPGIGALTEQLARRAKKVVAFEIDRRLLPILNETLSPYENITVIHQDVLEADLKKAIEENFSDCEEIMVVANLPYYVTTPIIMKLLEDKLPLKGIVVMLQKEVADRISAAPSTKEYGSLSIAVQYYTEAKTVMTVPKTVFVPQPNVDSAIIRLLVRDKPTVEVEDEDFFFKIVRASFAQRRKTLLNNLVHFIPNGKELKAKIEETLEHVEVDGKRRGESLSIEEFAKLSDALAKVVK
- the rnmV gene encoding ribonuclease M5; the protein is MKIKEIIVVEGKDDTTAIKRAVDADTIETNGSSIGDAVIEQIKLAQQTRGVILFTDPDFPGEKIRKTIAELVPGCKHAFLPKSQARPKRGKGIGVEHASIDAIQQALESVKEEMTEFVSEIEFEDLLDAGLIGGNQAKDRRERLGILLKIGYTNGKQLHKRLQMFQISRVEFIHAVKKILQEETK